From Desulfobacterales bacterium, the proteins below share one genomic window:
- a CDS encoding ABC transporter substrate-binding protein — MKQSIWIIFLVMTIVAATTGNGICEEGVTDTEIHIGQWGPQTGPAAPWGAVARGTDAYFKMINANGGIHGRKLVHHFFDDAYNPAKTKAGVKQLQEQIGMFAWVSGVGTAPGLAVKDYLMERKIPWIGPSTGSRHWVEPPQKYLFNVYPLYLGDAQVLTDYAVNELGKKKIAIAYQNDDYGKQGLEGARFTLEKNGMELVETTPVAVTDTDMKPHIMKLKKSDADAVLLFVTPGAVARLIGTGKAMQFNPQWLSTTTCGDFPLMMSITKGLYEGVISASFGMGKVEGNIGEVQGIIEPKLDLMKKYKEEAYAKFAAEDERWGYTFCAGFGLAEPLVEALRRCGRDLTREKLVKELEGLKNFRGIMGNISYKPFDPEDPLCRLGQQEVYLQECMADGQSKILTDWKETEYIPKNE; from the coding sequence ATGAAACAAAGCATTTGGATCATATTTCTGGTTATGACTATTGTGGCTGCCACGACCGGCAACGGCATTTGCGAGGAGGGTGTGACGGATACGGAAATCCATATCGGCCAGTGGGGGCCGCAGACCGGGCCCGCGGCCCCGTGGGGCGCTGTGGCAAGGGGGACCGATGCCTATTTCAAGATGATCAACGCAAACGGCGGTATCCACGGCCGCAAACTCGTGCATCATTTTTTTGATGATGCCTACAACCCGGCAAAGACCAAGGCCGGTGTTAAGCAGCTGCAGGAGCAGATCGGCATGTTTGCCTGGGTCTCGGGCGTCGGCACCGCGCCCGGTCTTGCGGTTAAGGACTACCTCATGGAGCGAAAGATTCCATGGATCGGTCCGTCAACCGGTTCCCGGCACTGGGTGGAGCCGCCGCAGAAATATCTCTTCAACGTCTATCCTTTGTATCTGGGCGATGCCCAGGTGCTTACCGACTATGCGGTAAATGAACTCGGCAAGAAAAAGATTGCCATTGCCTATCAAAACGATGACTACGGCAAACAGGGGCTTGAAGGCGCCCGGTTTACGCTTGAAAAAAATGGGATGGAACTGGTCGAGACGACCCCTGTAGCGGTAACGGATACGGATATGAAACCCCACATCATGAAACTTAAAAAATCAGATGCGGATGCGGTTCTCCTTTTTGTCACCCCCGGGGCCGTGGCCCGGCTGATCGGCACGGGCAAAGCCATGCAGTTCAACCCCCAATGGCTGAGCACCACGACTTGCGGCGATTTTCCCCTTATGATGTCTATTACCAAGGGGTTATACGAAGGGGTGATTTCCGCAAGCTTCGGAATGGGCAAGGTCGAAGGCAATATCGGCGAGGTACAGGGTATAATAGAGCCAAAACTCGACTTGATGAAAAAATACAAGGAAGAGGCCTATGCCAAATTTGCCGCCGAAGATGAACGGTGGGGCTATACCTTCTGTGCCGGCTTCGGTCTGGCGGAACCTTTGGTCGAGGCCCTTCGCCGGTGCGGCCGGGATCTGACCCGCGAAAAACTCGTAAAGGAGCTGGAGGGGCTAAAAAACTTCAGGGGCATTATGGGCAATATCAGCTACAAGCCCTTTGATCCGGAAGATCCGCTCTGCCGCCTGGGCCAGCAGGAAGTCTATTTGCAGGAATGCATGGCGGACGGCCAATCCAAAATTCTGACGGATTGGAAGGAAACCGAATATATTCCTAAAAATGAGTAA
- a CDS encoding AMP-binding protein produces the protein MDYTETPQAENNEAPTTTPHVFGRTAAENRDRVAMRYKQYGLWHDITWQEYFQTAQDLGAALIAMGLGKGECVSIIGDNCPEWVMIDMGVQMAGGVSVGIYTTNAWPEVEYVVTHSDSIFLFAENEEQLDKWLHFRKEAPLLKKIIVWDTKGLREFRDPMVMTYDDLLAHGRKQPTDAVERRSRDLGPQDLSVLIYTSGTTGPPKGAILTHRNVTWMAEAIEAQNPMQKGDEVLSFLPLCHIFERLFSVFAHIRHAYVVNFVEKPDTIMENMSEVSPTVGYAVPRIWEKYYSSIQIRMAEATWFKRRVFDLAMKIGKKRANLIMALKEVPYSIAFLFWIAHLAIFRKLKERLGFERIRVAYSGAAPISPDVLHFYQSIGLDLIEGYGQTEGTGVTCTSQIGKTRFGTVGTPVPGTALKIAEDGEIMVRSPGVFAGYYKNEDATRETLVEGWLLSGDVGTLDEHGYLKITDRKKDIIITAGGKNISPQYIENMLKASVYINDAVIIGDRRKYLTALIMIDEDNVVKFAQDNKIQFSTYRDLTRHSRINDLIRQEVDKVNRSLARVENIRKFTILPKKLFEEDGEVTPTMKVKRKYVYAAFSDIIEAMYQS, from the coding sequence ATGGATTATACAGAAACCCCGCAAGCAGAAAACAATGAAGCGCCGACCACCACGCCGCATGTTTTCGGCCGGACAGCGGCTGAAAACAGGGACCGGGTCGCCATGCGCTATAAGCAATACGGGCTCTGGCACGACATTACGTGGCAGGAATACTTTCAAACCGCACAGGATCTCGGGGCCGCCTTAATCGCCATGGGGCTTGGAAAAGGCGAATGCGTCTCAATTATCGGGGACAACTGCCCTGAATGGGTCATGATCGATATGGGCGTGCAAATGGCCGGCGGCGTCTCAGTGGGCATATACACCACCAATGCCTGGCCTGAGGTGGAATATGTAGTCACCCATTCAGACTCGATCTTTTTGTTTGCGGAAAATGAAGAGCAGCTGGACAAATGGCTCCACTTCCGGAAAGAGGCGCCGCTTCTGAAAAAAATCATTGTGTGGGACACCAAGGGGTTGCGCGAATTCCGGGACCCTATGGTTATGACCTATGATGATCTGCTTGCTCATGGCCGCAAACAGCCAACAGATGCCGTTGAAAGGCGAAGCCGGGATCTCGGGCCCCAGGATCTTTCCGTTTTGATCTATACCTCGGGCACCACCGGTCCGCCCAAGGGCGCCATACTCACCCATCGGAATGTCACCTGGATGGCCGAAGCCATTGAAGCCCAAAACCCCATGCAGAAAGGCGACGAGGTCTTATCCTTTCTTCCCCTGTGCCATATCTTTGAACGCCTTTTTTCCGTCTTCGCCCATATCCGGCACGCCTATGTGGTCAATTTTGTGGAAAAGCCGGACACCATCATGGAGAATATGAGCGAGGTTTCCCCTACCGTGGGCTATGCCGTCCCCCGGATATGGGAAAAATACTATTCCTCCATCCAGATCCGGATGGCAGAGGCCACCTGGTTCAAGCGCCGGGTTTTCGATCTGGCCATGAAAATCGGAAAAAAGCGGGCGAATCTTATCATGGCCCTGAAAGAGGTGCCCTATTCCATCGCCTTTTTGTTTTGGATCGCCCATTTGGCGATCTTTCGTAAACTCAAAGAGCGCCTGGGCTTTGAACGTATCCGGGTCGCCTATTCCGGGGCCGCCCCCATTTCGCCGGACGTGCTGCATTTCTATCAGTCCATCGGGCTGGACCTGATCGAAGGCTACGGTCAGACCGAAGGCACGGGCGTTACCTGTACCTCTCAGATCGGCAAAACCCGGTTCGGCACCGTCGGCACGCCGGTACCCGGCACGGCGCTAAAAATCGCGGAGGACGGGGAGATTATGGTCAGATCCCCTGGCGTATTTGCCGGCTATTATAAAAATGAAGACGCTACCCGGGAGACGCTTGTGGAGGGGTGGCTCCTCTCCGGTGATGTGGGCACGCTTGACGAGCACGGGTATTTAAAGATCACGGATCGAAAAAAGGATATTATTATTACAGCCGGCGGCAAAAACATTTCCCCCCAGTACATCGAAAACATGCTGAAAGCCAGTGTCTATATCAACGACGCGGTCATTATCGGCGACCGGCGAAAGTATCTGACCGCCCTGATCATGATCGATGAGGACAATGTGGTGAAATTCGCCCAGGACAACAAAATCCAGTTTTCCACCTACCGCGACCTGACCCGGCACAGCCGGATAAATGACTTGATCCGGCAAGAAGTCGACAAAGTCAACCGATCCCTGGCCCGGGTGGAAAATATCCGCAAGTTCACCATCCTGCCCAAAAAACTCTTTGAAGAAGACGGCGAAGTCACCCCCACCATGAAGGTCAAGCGAAAGTATGTATATGCGGCCTTCTCAGATATTATCGAGGCCATGTACCAATCCTGA
- a CDS encoding MFS transporter permease yields the protein MNPEPERHLSQDKEAEEIKEIVIPKEEAVFWLDSRGYWRNAGGRFRKKKIVDHFHAAISRDENDYFLYQQKGEGVYEKIYFPYGDTALFVFDLIFETSEPAPEITLILNTGRKLSLNPRHLYTQNDCLYLKEGDETIKFTERALMKLSNVLDEKAGQFYIHVGGRAHPVPEY from the coding sequence ATGAATCCCGAGCCTGAACGACACCTCTCACAAGACAAAGAAGCAGAGGAAATTAAAGAAATCGTCATCCCTAAAGAGGAGGCCGTTTTCTGGCTGGACAGCCGGGGCTACTGGCGGAATGCCGGCGGCCGGTTTCGAAAGAAAAAAATCGTCGACCATTTTCATGCCGCCATTTCAAGAGATGAAAACGACTATTTCCTGTATCAGCAGAAGGGTGAAGGCGTATATGAAAAAATCTATTTTCCCTATGGAGATACGGCCCTTTTTGTGTTTGACCTTATTTTTGAGACCTCGGAGCCGGCGCCGGAAATCACCCTTATCCTGAATACCGGCCGCAAGCTTTCTCTAAACCCCCGCCATTTATATACCCAAAACGACTGCCTTTATTTAAAAGAAGGTGACGAGACCATCAAATTCACAGAGCGCGCACTAATGAAGCTTTCCAATGTTTTGGATGAAAAAGCCGGCCAATTCTATATCCATGTCGGCGGCCGGGCGCATCCGGTTCCGGAATATTAA
- a CDS encoding ABC transporter ATP-binding protein, translating to MAFFEIDGLSIAFGGLKALDNISFKVRQGEIYAIIGPNGAGKTTLFNCIHGIYPPASGRIVFKDRNLRGKKPDKVTKAGIARTFQNIELFSNMNTMENIMMGRHLFLKGGLLRGGLMWGRRSLVGREEITNRRKVEEIIDLLELQAVRNKLVGGLAYGIQKKIELGRALAAEPALLLLDEPCAGMNAEEKQDMIFWIKDIQDELGITVMLIEHDMAMVMDISERILVLNFGKPITEGTPDIVRKHPEVLKAYLGEDTGNPTNSGEAASERPA from the coding sequence ATGGCATTTTTCGAGATCGACGGCCTGTCCATCGCTTTTGGCGGATTAAAGGCCCTGGATAATATCAGTTTCAAGGTCCGGCAGGGGGAGATATATGCCATCATCGGCCCCAACGGGGCGGGCAAGACCACGCTGTTTAACTGTATCCACGGCATCTACCCGCCGGCATCCGGCCGGATCGTCTTCAAGGACCGTAACCTGCGGGGCAAAAAACCGGACAAGGTTACCAAAGCCGGAATTGCCCGGACGTTTCAGAATATCGAACTGTTTTCCAATATGAACACCATGGAAAACATTATGATGGGGCGTCACCTGTTTTTGAAAGGCGGACTTCTGCGCGGCGGCCTCATGTGGGGCCGCCGCTCCCTTGTGGGCCGGGAGGAAATCACCAACCGGCGGAAAGTCGAAGAGATTATCGATTTGCTGGAGCTTCAGGCCGTTCGGAATAAACTGGTCGGGGGCCTTGCCTATGGCATTCAAAAAAAGATCGAGCTCGGCCGGGCGCTTGCCGCTGAACCGGCGCTTCTGCTTTTGGATGAGCCGTGTGCGGGCATGAATGCCGAGGAAAAACAGGATATGATTTTCTGGATCAAGGACATCCAGGATGAACTCGGCATCACGGTCATGTTAATCGAGCATGACATGGCCATGGTCATGGACATCTCTGAGCGCATCCTGGTCTTAAACTTCGGCAAACCCATAACCGAAGGCACGCCCGATATTGTCCGAAAGCATCCGGAGGTGCTTAAGGCCTATTTGGGGGAAGATACGGGCAATCCGACAAATTCAGGGGAAGCAGCCAGTGAGCGCCCTGCTTGA
- a CDS encoding substrate-binding domain-containing protein, whose product MNEYPVIPTERGDDLHNLEHADSADLIVFMAGNQFMLMPELIDAFQEDHPEIKTIFYETLPPGLELRQILAGGMAYNGRTYRIQADVYSSVSEQAMQTLAAKELLDPETYFTYLHNKLALMVRQGNPKSIHSVLDLGREDVVISQPNPDYENIADYIIAMYEQAGGQTFVEKILQEKQVNGTTLLTTVHHRETLQRLVQGTADVGPVWHTEIVAAENDGLEVQGIPVAEALDQSEAINYFIAPLRQGRNPENAGKFLKFIRTETARKIFTDYGFVVPSK is encoded by the coding sequence ATGAATGAATATCCGGTTATCCCCACGGAACGGGGCGATGACCTGCATAATCTGGAACATGCCGATAGCGCGGATTTGATTGTATTCATGGCCGGCAATCAATTCATGCTCATGCCGGAGCTGATTGATGCTTTTCAGGAAGATCATCCTGAAATAAAAACCATTTTTTACGAAACCCTGCCCCCCGGACTGGAACTCAGGCAGATACTGGCCGGGGGAATGGCATACAATGGCCGCACCTACCGGATACAGGCAGATGTCTACTCTTCGGTCTCCGAACAGGCCATGCAGACCCTGGCGGCCAAGGAGTTGCTTGATCCGGAAACCTATTTCACCTATCTGCACAACAAACTGGCCCTGATGGTTAGACAGGGCAATCCTAAATCCATTCACTCGGTTTTGGATCTGGGCCGTGAAGATGTGGTCATATCTCAGCCGAATCCGGATTATGAAAATATTGCCGACTATATTATCGCCATGTACGAACAAGCCGGCGGGCAGACCTTTGTGGAAAAAATTCTCCAGGAAAAACAGGTAAACGGTACCACCCTGTTGACCACAGTGCATCACCGGGAGACCCTCCAACGGCTTGTTCAGGGAACGGCGGATGTGGGGCCGGTCTGGCATACGGAAATCGTGGCAGCTGAAAATGACGGACTGGAAGTGCAAGGCATCCCGGTAGCCGAAGCCCTGGATCAAAGCGAGGCGATCAATTATTTTATTGCCCCGCTGCGGCAGGGACGAAATCCGGAGAATGCCGGAAAGTTTCTTAAATTTATCAGAACCGAAACGGCCCGAAAGATCTTTACGGATTATGGGTTTGTCGTGCCCTCTAAGTAG
- a CDS encoding ABC transporter ATP-binding protein, producing MLEIKNIETYYDLIYAIRGASLSVSEGSITAILGNNGAGKSTILKTAMGLIEDQPDKGTIEFMGRRIDGMDTEKIVRMGISFVPEGREVFEELSVRENLWMGAYTRRDRQGIVSDMDRVFSYFPILAERTHQWAGTLSGGEQQMLAIGRALMSHPKLLFLDEPSLGLSPILVQEIFEIIKRINREGVTILLVEQNAKKALEISDNALILENGRFVLKGKSAELMQDENVREFYMGLRSEASAKGYQRWKRKKVWR from the coding sequence CTGCTTGAAATCAAAAACATTGAGACCTACTACGACCTGATTTACGCCATCCGCGGCGCTTCCCTCTCCGTTTCCGAGGGGAGCATAACCGCGATACTGGGCAACAACGGCGCCGGCAAAAGCACCATCCTGAAAACCGCCATGGGCCTTATCGAAGATCAGCCCGACAAGGGGACCATAGAATTTATGGGCAGGCGGATCGACGGTATGGACACGGAAAAAATTGTCCGGATGGGCATTTCCTTCGTTCCCGAAGGCCGCGAAGTCTTTGAGGAATTGTCCGTCCGGGAAAACCTTTGGATGGGGGCCTACACCCGGCGCGACCGGCAGGGGATTGTCTCGGATATGGACCGGGTGTTTTCCTACTTTCCAATTCTTGCCGAGCGGACGCATCAATGGGCCGGCACCCTCTCCGGTGGCGAACAGCAGATGCTGGCCATCGGCCGCGCATTGATGAGCCACCCCAAACTGCTTTTTCTGGATGAACCCTCCCTTGGGCTTTCTCCGATCCTTGTCCAGGAAATATTTGAAATCATCAAACGCATTAACCGGGAGGGGGTCACGATCCTCCTGGTGGAGCAGAACGCCAAAAAGGCGCTTGAGATCTCGGATAACGCCCTGATCTTAGAAAACGGGCGCTTTGTTCTAAAGGGTAAATCAGCTGAGCTGATGCAGGATGAAAATGTCCGTGAATTTTACATGGGGCTCCGCTCAGAAGCATCGGCCAAGGGCTACCAGCGCTGGAAACGAAAAAAGGTGTGGCGATAG
- a CDS encoding MoaD/ThiS family protein — protein sequence MYVNVHLYATLAKFLPADAADKTCRLEFKQNATVSDIIHHLGIPEKSVKLIFVNGVHAAKDKPLNHEDRVGLFPPVGGG from the coding sequence ATGTATGTGAACGTTCATCTATATGCCACCCTGGCAAAATTTCTGCCCGCTGACGCAGCCGATAAAACCTGCCGGCTCGAATTTAAACAAAATGCCACGGTATCGGATATCATCCATCATCTGGGCATTCCGGAAAAATCCGTTAAACTGATATTTGTAAACGGCGTGCATGCGGCCAAAGACAAACCCTTAAACCACGAAGATCGGGTCGGACTGTTTCCGCCGGTGGGCGGCGGCTAG
- a CDS encoding branched-chain amino acid ABC transporter permease, whose amino-acid sequence MEMKRDYYEDVELFSSGVIIFWFAILIGFLALYPFVFKNYYVYVANYIAINIIVVVGLNLLVGYTGQISLGHAGFFAVGAYGTIFLMSHAHLPFLAALLIAALIAAFLGFLLGLPALRLEGPYLAIATLGFGLTITQVIGKINLLGGRQGLHAPDLIVLGQPIDTDRGFYYLVIPITLLLLLFARNLTKTKVGRAFVAIRDADIAAETIGVNILLYKTMAFAVSAFYAGVAGGLYAFVLRFIEPELFNLFMSIMFLTMTVVGGLGSMMGPIAGAILLSWLDLELRNILSIPYIGQWLQELSKSYFSLTGVSNIQFIIFGLILVFIILFEPLGLYGIWIRTKKYWKTWPF is encoded by the coding sequence ATGGAAATGAAGCGCGACTATTATGAAGATGTGGAGCTATTCTCCTCTGGGGTCATCATTTTCTGGTTTGCCATACTGATCGGATTTCTCGCGCTCTACCCCTTTGTATTTAAAAATTACTACGTGTATGTGGCCAACTACATCGCCATTAACATCATCGTGGTGGTGGGGCTAAATCTCCTGGTGGGCTATACCGGCCAGATCTCTTTAGGCCATGCGGGTTTTTTTGCTGTGGGCGCATACGGCACCATCTTCCTGATGTCGCATGCCCACCTGCCCTTTCTGGCCGCCCTGTTAATAGCCGCCTTGATTGCGGCTTTTCTGGGGTTTCTGCTGGGTCTTCCGGCGCTCCGACTTGAAGGGCCCTATCTGGCGATTGCCACCCTGGGTTTCGGCCTGACCATCACCCAGGTTATCGGCAAAATCAATCTGCTAGGCGGCCGTCAAGGCCTTCATGCGCCGGATCTGATTGTGCTGGGCCAGCCCATTGATACGGACCGGGGGTTCTATTATTTGGTTATCCCGATAACCCTGCTTTTGCTGCTGTTTGCCCGAAATCTCACAAAGACAAAGGTGGGAAGGGCATTTGTGGCCATTCGGGATGCGGATATCGCGGCTGAAACCATAGGCGTAAACATTCTTCTCTATAAAACCATGGCCTTTGCGGTGAGTGCATTTTATGCCGGGGTTGCCGGAGGCCTTTACGCCTTTGTACTCCGGTTTATCGAGCCGGAGCTCTTCAATCTGTTTATGTCCATCATGTTTCTGACCATGACCGTGGTGGGGGGACTGGGGTCAATGATGGGCCCGATTGCGGGGGCGATTCTTTTAAGCTGGCTGGATCTTGAACTGCGTAACATCCTGAGCATCCCCTATATCGGGCAATGGCTGCAGGAGCTTTCCAAGAGTTATTTTTCTCTGACCGGGGTCTCCAATATCCAGTTTATCATCTTCGGTTTGATCCTGGTATTTATCATACTTTTTGAGCCCCTCGGATTATACGGGATTTGGATTCGAACTAAGAAGTATTGGAAGACCTGGCCATTTTAA
- a CDS encoding aldehyde ferredoxin oxidoreductase C-terminal domain-containing protein, whose product MDKILRVNMGSENGPAYQVEAMGDYAGLGGRGLTSAIISSEVPPLCHPLGENNKLVIAPGMLSGTTAAMSGRLSVGCKSPLTGGIKESNSGGQAAQVLARLGYAAIVLEGKPKDDTLYKLVINSGGVTIEPDSSLQMLGNYDLVDKLKDAYGDKITCISIGQAGEMKLSAASVAITDMELRPSRHAGRGGVGAVMGAKRVKAIVLDDSGMKMRTPADPDAFKAANKKFVQGLREHSVTGEGLPAYGTNVLTNVVNEAGAYPTHNFTWGRFENCTIISGETQAETENSRGGSGSATHGCHRGCVIRCSGTYYDKDGNYVTKQPEYETVWAHGGNCGIDDLDVIAQLDRMDDDFGLDTIEMGATIGVAMEAGLAEFGDAEAAIRLVGEVGKGTPLGRILGSGAALTGKVFGVERVPVVKNQAMPAYDPRAVQGVGVTYATSTMGADHTAGYAVATNLLSVGGSVDPLKPAGQVELSRNLQVATAAVDATGMCLFIAFAILDQEETFQAMIDMINAFYGMSLTADDVSELGKKILRMERDFNERAGFTAKDDRLPEFFKKEPFPPHNVTFGVSDEELDSVWNF is encoded by the coding sequence ATGGATAAAATTCTTCGCGTCAATATGGGGTCGGAAAACGGTCCGGCCTATCAGGTGGAAGCTATGGGCGATTATGCCGGCCTTGGCGGCCGGGGCCTGACCTCAGCCATTATTTCATCTGAAGTCCCGCCCCTATGCCACCCCCTGGGGGAGAACAATAAGCTGGTGATCGCCCCGGGGATGCTAAGCGGCACCACCGCGGCCATGTCCGGCCGTCTCTCAGTGGGATGTAAAAGTCCGCTGACCGGTGGGATAAAGGAATCCAATTCCGGCGGGCAGGCCGCCCAAGTACTGGCCCGTCTCGGATACGCCGCCATTGTCCTTGAAGGAAAGCCTAAAGACGATACCTTGTACAAACTTGTGATAAACAGCGGGGGCGTCACGATTGAACCGGACAGCAGTTTGCAAATGCTTGGCAACTATGATCTGGTTGATAAACTGAAAGACGCTTACGGGGATAAGATTACCTGCATTTCCATCGGCCAGGCCGGAGAGATGAAGCTTTCCGCCGCCTCAGTGGCTATCACCGATATGGAACTGCGGCCCTCCCGACATGCCGGCCGCGGCGGCGTTGGCGCGGTGATGGGCGCCAAACGGGTTAAGGCCATCGTGCTTGATGACAGCGGCATGAAAATGCGCACACCCGCTGATCCGGATGCTTTCAAGGCGGCAAACAAAAAATTTGTCCAGGGCCTGAGAGAGCATTCTGTGACCGGCGAAGGGCTTCCGGCATACGGCACCAATGTCTTAACCAATGTGGTCAATGAGGCGGGCGCCTATCCCACGCATAATTTTACATGGGGCCGATTTGAGAACTGCACGATTATCAGCGGAGAGACCCAGGCGGAGACCGAAAACAGCCGGGGCGGCAGCGGCAGCGCCACCCATGGCTGTCACCGGGGTTGCGTGATCCGGTGTTCCGGCACGTATTACGACAAGGACGGGAATTACGTGACCAAGCAGCCGGAATATGAAACTGTCTGGGCTCATGGCGGCAACTGCGGAATTGATGATCTGGATGTCATTGCTCAGCTTGATCGGATGGATGATGATTTCGGTCTGGATACCATTGAGATGGGGGCCACCATCGGCGTGGCCATGGAAGCCGGCCTGGCTGAGTTCGGAGATGCGGAGGCGGCCATTCGACTTGTGGGTGAAGTCGGCAAGGGGACACCCTTGGGACGAATTCTTGGCAGCGGTGCGGCGCTGACCGGCAAAGTGTTCGGGGTTGAACGGGTACCGGTAGTGAAGAATCAGGCCATGCCGGCCTATGATCCACGGGCGGTCCAGGGCGTTGGCGTTACCTATGCCACCAGCACCATGGGCGCAGACCACACCGCCGGCTATGCCGTGGCCACCAATCTTTTAAGTGTCGGCGGGTCGGTTGATCCGTTAAAACCCGCCGGGCAGGTGGAGTTATCACGGAATCTTCAGGTGGCCACGGCGGCTGTTGATGCCACCGGCATGTGCCTGTTCATCGCCTTTGCCATCCTGGACCAGGAGGAGACCTTTCAGGCGATGATCGACATGATCAATGCATTCTACGGGATGAGCCTCACAGCTGACGATGTAAGCGAACTCGGCAAAAAGATCCTTCGCATGGAGCGGGATTTTAACGAACGGGCCGGGTTTACGGCAAAAGACGACCGGCTGCCCGAGTTTTTCAAAAAAGAACCCTTTCCGCCTCACAATGTCACATTCGGGGTATCGGATGAGGAACTGGATTCGGTTTGGAATTTTTAG
- a CDS encoding branched-chain amino acid ABC transporter permease → MIDLLQMIVSGIAVGSSYALMGLGMVLIYKASEVPNFGQGEMALLPVFIAYMIIHSYDLPVYAAFLGALIFALILGCCLEFFVLRRAKEPNVLGLIIITIGLEMILLGLVSWKFGADQRTMPFPISSYASVLIGNVYISLLDLITLLVALFLMIALFVFFRFSKLGIAMKATQQNETAARLMGIRTNRVKMITWGISAMVGTVAGLLIAPTIMEPYMMWDPLLKGFAGAVVGGMTSLPGAVFGAYIVGIIEQLFGGYVSIEFKSVVAFVVIVIVLCIKPSGLFARHYVKKV, encoded by the coding sequence ATGATTGATCTCCTTCAGATGATCGTAAGCGGCATTGCGGTGGGCAGCTCCTATGCGCTCATGGGCCTTGGCATGGTCCTGATCTACAAGGCATCTGAAGTGCCCAACTTTGGCCAGGGAGAAATGGCCCTGCTGCCGGTTTTTATTGCCTACATGATCATCCATTCTTACGACCTTCCGGTTTATGCCGCATTTCTCGGGGCACTGATTTTCGCCCTGATACTCGGATGCTGCCTTGAATTTTTCGTCCTGCGCCGCGCGAAGGAACCGAATGTTCTGGGATTGATCATCATCACGATCGGGCTGGAGATGATCCTTCTGGGACTCGTCTCCTGGAAGTTCGGCGCGGACCAGCGGACCATGCCCTTTCCTATTTCCTCTTATGCCAGCGTCCTGATCGGGAATGTATACATCAGTCTGCTGGACCTGATAACCCTTTTGGTGGCGCTGTTTTTGATGATTGCCCTGTTTGTCTTTTTCCGGTTTTCAAAACTCGGCATTGCCATGAAGGCCACCCAGCAGAATGAGACCGCCGCGCGGCTCATGGGCATCCGAACCAACCGCGTCAAAATGATCACCTGGGGGATTTCCGCCATGGTGGGCACGGTGGCGGGCCTTTTGATCGCGCCGACGATAATGGAGCCTTACATGATGTGGGATCCGCTGCTCAAAGGGTTTGCCGGGGCCGTGGTGGGCGGTATGACATCCCTTCCCGGGGCTGTCTTCGGCGCCTACATCGTCGGCATTATTGAACAACTGTTCGGCGGTTATGTATCCATTGAATTCAAATCAGTGGTGGCTTTTGTGGTCATTGTCATTGTGTTGTGTATCAAACCGAGCGGCCTGTTTGCCAGGCACTATGTTAAAAAGGTGTAA